A window of Raineyella sp. W15-4 contains these coding sequences:
- the rfbB gene encoding dTDP-glucose 4,6-dehydratase yields the protein MTSFLVTGGAGFIGSNFVRQVVATTDHRVTVVDALTYAGNRDSLAGLPADRVRFVRGDVADADLMDELVADAEVVVHFAAESHNDNSLRDPSPFIRTNLVGTFTLLEACRRHDVRLHHISTDEVYGDLELDDPGKFTPETAYRPSSPYSASKAGSDHLVRAWVRSFGVAATLSNCSNNYGPYQHVEKFIPRQITNILDGGRPKLYGAGANVRDWIHVEDHNAAVLAIIERGRIGETYLIGADGEKDNRTVIETILRLMGRPEDGYDRVADRSGHDLRYAIDASKLRDELGWTPRYRNFEAGLAATVDWYRNNEAWWRPQKAAVEAAYATRGQ from the coding sequence GTGACGAGCTTTCTGGTGACGGGGGGCGCGGGGTTCATCGGTTCGAACTTCGTGCGGCAGGTGGTGGCGACGACGGATCACCGGGTGACGGTGGTGGATGCGTTGACGTACGCGGGGAATCGTGACTCGTTGGCGGGGTTGCCGGCCGACCGGGTGCGGTTTGTCCGGGGGGATGTCGCCGACGCCGATCTGATGGATGAGCTGGTGGCCGACGCCGAGGTGGTGGTCCATTTCGCCGCGGAGTCGCACAATGACAATTCGCTGCGGGATCCGTCGCCGTTCATCCGGACGAATCTGGTCGGGACGTTCACGCTGTTGGAGGCGTGCCGGCGACATGATGTGCGGTTGCACCACATTTCGACTGATGAGGTGTACGGGGATCTGGAGTTGGATGATCCGGGGAAGTTCACTCCGGAGACGGCGTATCGGCCGTCGAGTCCGTATTCGGCGTCGAAGGCGGGGTCGGATCATCTGGTGAGGGCGTGGGTGCGGTCCTTCGGGGTCGCGGCGACGCTGAGCAATTGCTCGAACAACTACGGGCCGTACCAGCATGTGGAGAAGTTCATCCCGCGCCAGATCACCAATATTCTCGACGGCGGCCGGCCGAAGCTGTACGGGGCGGGGGCGAACGTACGGGACTGGATCCATGTCGAGGATCACAATGCGGCGGTGCTGGCGATCATCGAGCGGGGCCGGATCGGGGAGACCTATCTGATCGGTGCCGACGGGGAGAAGGACAACAGGACCGTCATCGAGACGATCCTGCGGTTGATGGGCCGGCCCGAGGACGGGTATGACCGGGTGGCCGACCGGTCGGGCCATGACCTGCGGTATGCGATCGACGCGAGCAAGCTGCGCGACGAGCTCGGGTGGACCCCGCGGTACCGCAATTTCGAGGCGGGGTTGGCGGCGACGGTCGACTGGTATCGGAACAACGAGGCGTGGTGGCGCCCGCAGAAGGCGGCGGTCGAGGCCGCCTACGCCACCCGCGGGCAATGA
- a CDS encoding bifunctional dTDP-4-dehydrorhamnose 3,5-epimerase family protein/NAD(P)-dependent oxidoreductase, producing the protein MGELGIRQTAIPGLLVIDLQVHGDARGWFKENWQREKMVALGLPDFGPVQNNMSFNPQVGVTRGIHAEPWDKLVSVATGRAFGAWVDLREGASFGTVATVELAPDTAVFVPRGVANSYQTLEPATAYSYLVNDHWSPQARASYTYVNLADPQLAIGWPIPLADAEISAADRQHPLLADVVAMPSRRTLVLGANGQLGRALAAALPGAEAWGRDRFDITDPAAYEAVRWQDYDTVINAAAYTKVDAAETPAGRRAAWAANVIAVGRLARLATEHRLTLVHVSSDYVFDGTAQWHDEDEPPAPLGVYGQTKAAGDALVGTVPRHYLVRTSWVIGDGPNFVATMAGLAARGITPNVVDDQDGRLTFTDDLAAGIVHLLTSRPPYGSYHLTGDGPVQSWADIAADVYALCGRARTDVTPVSTASYTAGKQTAPRPCHSALTLDKIKATGFTPRPTAESLRAYLTDLARVD; encoded by the coding sequence ATGGGGGAGTTGGGCATCCGGCAGACGGCGATCCCGGGACTGCTGGTGATCGACCTGCAGGTCCACGGCGACGCCCGGGGCTGGTTCAAGGAGAACTGGCAGCGGGAGAAGATGGTCGCTCTGGGACTCCCGGACTTCGGGCCGGTGCAGAACAACATGTCGTTCAACCCTCAGGTCGGGGTGACCCGTGGGATCCACGCCGAGCCCTGGGACAAGCTCGTGTCGGTCGCGACCGGGCGGGCGTTCGGGGCCTGGGTGGACCTGCGCGAGGGTGCCTCCTTCGGCACGGTCGCCACGGTCGAGCTGGCCCCCGACACCGCGGTGTTCGTGCCGCGTGGGGTGGCGAACTCCTACCAGACCCTCGAGCCGGCGACTGCCTACTCCTACCTGGTCAACGACCACTGGAGCCCGCAGGCCCGCGCCTCCTACACCTACGTCAACCTCGCCGACCCGCAGCTGGCCATCGGGTGGCCGATCCCGCTGGCCGACGCCGAGATCTCCGCCGCCGACCGGCAGCACCCGCTGCTGGCCGACGTGGTGGCGATGCCGTCGCGGCGGACGTTGGTCCTCGGTGCGAACGGCCAGCTCGGCCGGGCGCTGGCCGCGGCCCTGCCGGGGGCGGAGGCGTGGGGCCGGGACCGGTTCGACATCACCGACCCCGCCGCCTACGAGGCGGTGCGCTGGCAGGACTACGACACGGTGATCAACGCCGCCGCCTACACCAAGGTCGACGCCGCCGAGACGCCGGCGGGCCGGCGGGCTGCCTGGGCCGCGAACGTCATCGCGGTCGGCCGGCTGGCCCGCCTCGCCACCGAACACCGACTGACCCTGGTGCACGTCTCCTCGGACTACGTCTTCGACGGCACCGCGCAGTGGCACGACGAGGACGAGCCGCCGGCCCCGTTGGGGGTGTACGGGCAGACCAAGGCCGCCGGTGACGCCCTGGTCGGGACCGTGCCGCGGCACTACCTGGTCCGGACCAGCTGGGTGATCGGTGACGGGCCGAACTTCGTCGCGACGATGGCCGGGCTGGCCGCCAGGGGGATCACCCCCAACGTGGTCGACGACCAGGACGGCCGGCTGACCTTCACCGACGACCTGGCCGCCGGCATCGTCCACCTGCTCACCTCCCGGCCGCCGTACGGCAGCTACCACCTGACCGGTGACGGGCCGGTGCAGTCCTGGGCCGACATCGCCGCCGACGTCTACGCACTGTGCGGGCGGGCCCGGACCGACGTCACCCCGGTCAGCACCGCCAGCTACACCGCCGGCAAGCAGACCGCCCCCCGTCCATGCCACAGCGCCCTCACCCTCGACAAGATCAAGGCCACCGGATTCACCCCGAGGCCGACCGCCGAGTCGCTGCGGGCCTACCTGACCGATCTCGCCCGGGTGGACTGA